AAAATAAATCTTGATAATGAGAAATGAGTATAAAGCTTTACTAATTGGCTTTTTAGCAGTTGTTGTTCTCGACACAGTTGGTTCTATTGCTTCCAATCAATTTGATTTCAATTACAACTTATTATGGCCAGGTTCATATTTGATATATGGAGCAGTATCATTCCAAGTGACGAAAAGATCTCAACTTAAAAAGGGAATTTTGTTTTCTGTAATAACGGGGTTATTTGATGCAACTATAGGTTTAACAATTTCAACTTATCTGCAAGCTAACATTGGCTTAGAGCATGAGATGACTACAGGCTATTGGGTTATTGCAGTATTGGTAAATTCTGTTTTTGTTGCAATTGTTGGCTTGATAGCAGGTAGAATTGCCATTTGGAAAAATAAAAATAGAATAAATGCCCAACAAGTTGCATAAGCATTTGACGGACAACGGCCTAGCAAGACTCATACATTTGACGTTCCAAACAATCACCAACTTCACTCATAACTTAAAATAATTTGTAATTAATAATTCGAACAAAGCTGCATAATAAAAAAATCACCTACCTCCTATTTATTATAATCCCCAAAATATATTCACCAGCAAATACCCTAAAAATCTATTATAAATTTCAATAACGTTATATGAAAAATCCCCTCCTCCTACTCGTCGCCTCTTTCTGTTTAATGAATTGCCAATCTCCTCAACAACAAACAGAAGAAAAAGCTGCTATACATGAGTCTGCAGAGCAAGCGGCAACTGTTGAATCAGGAAAAGTTACTGCTACTAATCACCAAACTACTGCCACGGAATACATTGACTGGAACAGCATTAAAATCAACAACCTGCTTCCTCTTGATGCAAATACCAAGGACCTGGAGAAGGTCTTAGGGAAAGCTGACAGCACTGTTACGCCAGATTACAAGAACATTTGTAATAATTGCCACTTTTGCACAGAACAAATACCCGCATTCAAATATGTTTATGTGAAAGGGGTACATTTTGAACAACTAAAGGACAGCCTCATTTTTTGGTCAGCAGACTTTACCTTAGATAAGTCTTTGTTTCTACAGAGCGGCAAGCTGCGGTTGGACCACCGGACTACGTTGCAGGAAGTAGAAAAACATTTTCCGGAGGCAGTGAAAGGACTAACCAAAGAAGAAACTACAGATTGGATAAGAATCTCGCCTTCCAAGCAACTAACAGACGGGAGCTTCCTTCTGGAATTTGGCAAAGATGGGCTATTAAGAAAGTTCTATTACCATTTCCCTTGTTAAAGCAAGCCTACTAACTTCGCCACAGGTGTTCTAATCTCTGTCATAGGTAGAAAGAAGAACACCAGGCGCAACTGAACAATGTCAAACCTTCTCCTTCAACTACCACATGTTGGCTACCAAAAACCAAAAGACGTTGTCGCTGGAACAACAGGAAGAACTGCTCCACACCTTAAAAACCCGGTTTGAAAAAAACATGGACCGGCACTTAGGCTTTCATTGGGCGGTCGTTCAAGCAAAGTTGGAAGCCAGTCCTGAGAAACTCTGGTCGCTGTATGAAATGGAAAGAACCGGCGGTGAGCCAGACGTGGTAGGCTTTGATGACACAGCCGGCCACTATCTCTTTTTTGACTGTGCTGCTGAAAGCCCCAAAGGCCGCAGAAGTATATGTTATGACCGCGAAGGGCTGGAGTCCAGGAAAGAACATGCCCCGGAAAACAACGCGCTGGACATGGCCGCGGCTATGGGCATTGACCTCTTAACCGAGCAGCAGTACCGCCAATTGCAGCAACTGGGCAACTTTGACCTGAAAACTTCCAGCTGGGTACAAACTCCTCATGGGATTAGGAAACTGGGGGGGGCACTCTTCTGTGACCGCCGGTATGACCATGTTTTTACCTACCATAACGGAGCACAATCTTATTATGCAGCCAGAGCCTTTAGGGGCCTGCTAAAGGTGTAGTCTTTTCATAAAAGCAATGGAAGGTTAACCATCTGGCAGCACAAATTTATTTCCAAAACAGTCAGTTAAATAAGGGGATCCTGAATGTGCCACCAGGTTGATACAAGGTGGGGCAAACGGCAAAAAAGGTAGTAATGCAGGCTGCTCAAGTTTGATTTTCTATTAAAGTATAGGTGCTTCCATAATAACCGCTGCCGCTCGTGAAATATATCACCAAGACCGTTTGGGTTCTGTCAATTGTGAGTCTGCTCACAGACACCGCCAGCGAAATGCTGTACCCCATCATGCCTATCTATTTGAAGACCATTGGTTTTTCTGTGGTTCTCATTGGGGTGCTGGAGGGCTTTGCCGAAGCGACCGCCGGGCTAAGCAAAGGGTATTTTGGGAAGCTATCAGATACCATGGGCCGGCGGGTGCCTTTTGTACAGTTGGGCTATGGCTTGAGCGCCCTGTCTAAGCCTATGATGGCCCTCTTTGTATTTCCCTTCTGGGTGTTTCTGGTCAGAACGCTGGATCGGTTCGGGAAAGGGATAAGGACGGGCGCCCGTGATGCCCTGCTTTCAGATGCGGCTACACCGTCCACCAAAGCCAAGGTCTTCGGTTTTCACCGGTCCATGGACACGCTGGGCGCGGTCTTGGGTCCCAGCTTTGCCTTGCTCTACCTTTACTATTACCCGGAAGACTACAAGACCCTTTTTTACATTGCGTTTATTCCTGGCTTGCTGGCCATTCTGGCTACTTTTTACCTAAAGGAAAGTACGGCGCCTGCAGCGAAGCCCAAAGCCTCTACCCCGTTTTTCTCCTTTCTTCATTACTGGAAAGATAGTCCAGCCCCGTACCGAAAAGTGGTAGCGGGCTTACTGGCGTTTACCTTGTTTAACAGCTCAGACGTTTTTCTTTTACTGAAAGCCAAACAAGCCGGGTTAGATGACACCATGGTCATAGCCATTTACATTTTTTACAACCTGGTGTACGCCCTGCTGTCTTTTCCGCTGGGTATCCTAGCTGATAAAATCGGCTTGAAACCCATCCTCCTGCTTGGGTTTGCCACCTTCGCTGCCGTATATGCGGGCATGGCCATGAATGCGAATGTGTACCTGTTCTTCGGGTTGTTTTTCCTGTATGGGTTTTACGCCGCAGCCACTGAGGGGATTTCCAAGGCCTGGATCTCCAATATCACCCTAAAAAAGGACACCGCCACCGCCATTGGCACCTATACCGGGCTGCAGAGCATCTGTACCATGCTGGCCAGTTCCCTGACCGGGTTTGTCTGGTTCCAGTTTGGGGCCACCGCCGCCTTTATCACTACTGCGGTAGCCACCTTGGTGGTACTGTTTTACTTCTTCACCGTTCCTGCCCCGCAACCCATTACCGAAGAAACTCCCACCTAAAATGACAACATTCTTCTGCTGGGCCAGTAAGAATTAGTAGCGTCCTTACTGCTTCTCTAAACCATGTCTATGTGGTCTTAGAATATAGGGCGATGCCTGCTTTTCAAGGAACGTGGTGCCTTAAGTTGATGGCCCTTGTCTCTTTTGTTGCTTCATCTTCCCCTCCCTCCTATTTTTTCTTATTACCAATGAAAACTAATATGGGAAACACTGATAGGGTGATCAGGGTGGTGATGGCCATCATCTTTGCCATCCTTTACTTTACCAATATCATTGGCGGTACCATGGGCATTGTATTATTGGTGCTTGCGGCCGTTTTGCTCCTCACCAGCCTGGTGGCATTTTGCCCCTTATATGCTTTGCTGGGGTTCTCCACCTGCCCTGCCAAAAGGATTTAGGAACTCTCAGGTAACGTGTTTTGCGTTTCGGGGCCGTTTTCCTAAAAACAGCCCTAAAACGCAAAAAGGGATGCCCGCCATAGCGGGGCATCCCTTTTTTAAACTCTTCTTTTACACTTTTCCGGTTACCGGGTCAAAATCAGTTTTTGCCGGTAGAACTGGTTGTTCACGGCCACCTCACAGACGTAGATTCCCGCGTCAAGGTCCTGTCCGTTCAAGGAGAGTTGGTGCGCTCCTTTCTCGTACTGTTGCCCGGGTATATGGTGCACCACCTGTCCGTTCAGGTTCCAGTAGTTTAACGCTTACCTCAGATGCCTCTTTCAGTTTCACCTGTACCGTAGCAGACCCTGAAAATGGATTAGGCACCACCTTAAACAATTGGCCTGCGTCTTCTTCCGCTTCGGCTGTCATCATGGAAGCAGGTAAAGGGCCTATGTACATTGGTCGCATCATGTCATGGTCTTCATGCGAGAGGACATGGCAATGCCAGGCGTAGAGCCCTTCTTTGTCAAAGGTTGCCACCAGCCGGGTCACCTCGCCGGGCGCCACCGGATAGGTATCTTTTCTGCCGGCCTGCCCCGGCTCTGGCAGCATGAGCGGTCCTTCCAGTTGCACATTAGACAAAGCTCCGGTTTCCTCATTCACCGTCCCGGAAAATTTCTGGTTGCTCAGTATCCTGAATGAGACCAGGTGGAGGTGAATTGGGTGCGCATCGGGGGTCAGGTTATAGATCTCCCAAATTTCAGTGCTGTTCAGGTCCGGATTCTCCGTGATAGGATCATGGAATTCCATAGCTCCCCCCTCCATAGTGCCCAGCATTGGCAAAAGCCTGCCGTATTCGTCTTCTCCTTCAAACAAGATAAGTTTTCTGGTTTTGGTGGCGGTGGGTACTTTTGCCAAAGGCTTGTTAAAACTTGGTGGCACCGGCGTTAAGGGGTAGGCAGGGTTAAGGTCGAGGTTCACAGCAAAGGCCATAATCTGCGCCTGGCTGTCATCTGCGTCTACCGGGTCACCGTTCGGGTAAGGGGTGCTGGCATCATTCGTGAAGATAATGGTTTCGTTTTTCAAGGCAGGATCAGAGAAATCTATGATGACTTCTTTCCGCTCGCCGGGGCGATCAGGAGTTGCTCCTGCAGGATTGGCTGGGGCAGCAACCCGTGGTCTGAGGCAATCTGCACCATTTTCACACCCTTGGTCAGCTTTAAGTTATAAAACCTGGAGTCTGACCCATTCAACAACCTAAAGCGGTACTGCCGGGGCTCTACCTGCAAAACGGGCCATGCCTTCCCATTCACTAAAATGATATCGCCAAAGAACTCTGGTAAGATGCTGGGTGCACCCACGCCTTCTTCCTCCGGTTCTGAAGGGTAGAACAACTGGCCCTCTGCGGTAAACAGACGGTCCTGGATAGCCAGCCCAATGTCATAAGGCGAAGCGGGCAAGCGGTTGCTTCGCCGGAGCCCTTCTTCAAACCCATCGGTGAGAAGATAGAAGCCAGCCAACCCGGCGTATACGTTCAGGCGGGTAATGCCCAGGGCGTGGTCATGGTACCAGATGGTGGCGGCATCCTGGTTGTTTTCATAGAAATAGGGAATTTCCTCCCCTTTTCTAAAGGTGGGGCCTTTGCTTTGCGCGTAGGGAGTATACCAGGCCTCGGGCAGCCCGTCACTGGCGGATTCTGTATGGCCGCCGTGCAGGTGGGTCACTGTAGGCACCCCCGGGGTAGCAGGATTGGCCCACCTGATGGACTGGTCTACCGGCAATAAATGCGATAACGGGTTCCCGTTGGCATCTACCAACCGGTTGAGCCATTTCACATACAAGGGTTTCCCTTTGGTGGCGAGAATGGTGGGGCCAGGGTATTGGCCGTTGTATCCCCAGACAGTAGTCAGGACGGGGTTCCCAAAGGCATCTTTCAAACCCAGGCCAAGATCCTGCTGAAATTGGGAAATGGTCATGGTGATGGCTTGCCTGCCAGAGGCAGAAGTGGCATTGATTACCGAGGGAATAGGCAGCGGATTTACAAACCTAGGCACTGCCTGAGGGTCTAAGAGTTCCTGCGCCTTAAGTGGCATCAGGGCGAGGAAACATCCAGCCAGGAAGAAGATAGCCCCCCTAACCGGGAATAAGTAAAAAGTCTTCATTGTTCACCATTGATTTAGTTCCGTGGGAAATTGCGGCAGACTTCAGGGGGGCTCCTCTTTTGTGCAGAGGACAAAGGGCATTACAAAGGAAAAACCTTTGTGTTATATTTAAAATGATTTAAATCATATAACTTTTTTACGGGATTTTTTTCAAATGAGCTAATTCTCTGGAAGATGGATTAATTAGACAGGTTCATACTCTTGCAGGTAAAAAAGTGCAAAAGGAAAACTACCCTGTGGCCAAATCTCGTACATCACAACCTATATTACCTGTTCCAGCAATAAAAGAAAGGCTGTTATTTGGGAGCTTAAGTAACTGAAATGAATGGTTGCCCGCCAGCCTATTTGTAACATTTGCGTTTATGGCCTGTTTTCTCAGACATAGGGTAAAACTAATTTTCAAATTGACAGTATGTGCCTGTTAGGGACAAGCCCAGCACCAGGCCTTCAGTAACTCTTTTAAAGGGTAAGACAGCCTAAAAACTGGAGCTTTTTACCGTTTTGTGCTTTTTGTTTTATTGGCTTATCTTTAGGTATGGTTTAATGGGCTAAACCGGCAAAAAGGAAAGGTTCTTTTGTACTCAGGATTAATACTTTTCCAAAGGATTAGTCTGGGAGTGGCATATAATATTTTCTGTTTTTTTCGGTTATAATTTCAGGAGCCTATTCACCTTAAGAAGAAAAAAGATTTGATATAACTAATACCTCACCTCTATCTCTTTGTTTCCTTATTGGATAGCCATCTCTTCTGGGTGGACAGACGGTTTAGTCATTCTCTGATTTCTTCTCTAAAAAGTTTACCCTACTAGGTATCATTTACTTTTTTTAAGAAACCGGATGCATTCCATTAAAAGTTGTCTGCTCATCTTTCTGCTGTTACTCTGTACCGTTACGCTGGTAGAGGCTGCTTGCAGTGTGAACATAACGCCCCTTAGCCCAACACCCGTCTGCCAGGGCACTAGTGTTCTTTTAACCGCAAACGCAACCTCCGATCCGGCAGGGGATACGTTTACTTACCAATGGGTCAAAGATGGGGTTGATATTCCTAACGCTACCCAATCAACGTTCAGCGCCACGGCTTCAGGCAATTACCTTGTAAGGGTATCCAGCAGCAGTAGCCCGCCATGTACGGTTTCTTCAGTTCCGGTTACGGTCACCGTTAATCCCATTCCTGCTACCCCAGATTTTATCACTAACCCCACCACAGCTCAGTGTTCTGGTTCACCCATACAGTTTACGGTCACTAATCCTTCTCTTAACACCTCCTATGTCTGGGACTTTGGTGACGGTTCTACCACTGTTGGCACATCCGTAAGCCATACCTATACCGCTATTGGGGCTGGATCAGTAAATTTCCCGGTAACCGTCTATGGTGTTAGTCAAGCAGGTTGTCGGTCGGCCAATAACTCCAGGTTTGTCACTATCAACAGAAAGCCAGGTTTTACCGCCCCCAAAGACAGCAGCAACTTCCAGGTGTGCGTGGAGGAAAAGGACACCATCAAGGTAAAGGCCTCGCTTCTGAACAATACGCCCGTTCCTAATGACATTACCCAGTATATTGTAGACTTTGGGGATGGCGCAGGACCTAAAGTATTTTTGCCAGATCAATTCACCAGTACCACCCCTATCCGGAATTCCGTTCCTTATGATACCACCGGTGCCTTCAAGATTACCATCAGGGCAATTGGCGCCAATGGCTGCGACTCTGTTTACACCAAAGACTTTAAGATTGACCGTAAACCCAAGGCAGATTTTGACGCCCGGTCTGGCAAGAAGCGACTTATAGATAATCAATGTACTCCGGTCATTATTGCTATTCAAGACACCTCCACCGGTGGTAATCTTACTTACCGGTATAGAGTGACCAACAGTCAGGGACAGCCACCCAGTGGCTTTTCTTACATTCAAGGGACAGATTCCACGTCCAGAGAACCCGTTCTTAGGTTTGACATTGAAGGCCGCTATACCATCAGGCTCATAGTATCCAACTCCTGTGGCCAAGACACGGCAACCCAAAGTGCCTTGATTGCTCGGCCGGAGGTCATGCTCTTTGCTGATTCTACCGTTTGCGGGCCCGCCACTATTTTATTCGATGCACAAAAAGTAGAGTATGATATAAATTTGGGGAAAGTTGAAAAAAGCTTCGCATGGTCTGTAAGCCCCAATACCGGGGTAACGTTCGTGAACGGCACCACTGCGGCCTCTAAATTTCCGGAGATCAGGTTTGGCTCCCCGGGCACGTTTAAGGTTACCGTGATCACAGAAAACGAATGCGGAAACTCCCGAGACTTTGAAATGTTCCCTGCAGAAGCCACCATTACCATTAACCCCTTACCTACGGCGGTACAGTTTACGGCCAACAGTGTCACTATCTGTAACGGAGATAGTACCACCATCAGGCCCAGTGGCCCGGGCACCAGTTTTGAGTTTTATACCCAGGAAACGGGCGGCACCAGCCTCTTCTCTGGCCGCGAACTTAAAACTACAGGCCTGTCCACTACCACGGTGTACTATGTGACGGCCAAGAATACCCAGGGCTGCGAAAGCCCTACCCGCACCCCATTCACGGTGAACGTGGTGCCTGCCATCGGTAACAATACCATTTCACTTACCAAAGCGCAGGAAGAGATTTGCGCCGGAAAACCTTTCCCTAGGTCTATCACGGGTACCACCCCTACCGGCGGGGGCGGCACGGCCTTTACCTATACCTGGCAAAGCAGCACTACTGGTCCTTCGGCTGGTTTCGGCCCTGCATCTGGTACCAGTACTCCGCCTAATTTCACTCCCAACGCCTTAACTGCTACCACTTGGTTCAGGAGGATTGTGGCCACCGGTTCCTGCTCGCCAGACACCAGCAACGTGGTCATGGTGAACGTAGTGCAACCTCCCGCCAGCAATACCATTTCTATTGCGGGCAAAGACAAAGCCACTATTTGCCAAGGCAATAACGCCCCCCAGATCACGGGTTCGCCCAGCGGTAATTTCACTGTGATCTGGCAAGGCAGTACCACCAGCACTACGGCAGGGTTCAGTGACATTGCCGCCTCACGGGGTATGACAGACTATTCACCGGGTGCCCTTACCGCTACCACCTGGTTCCGGCGCATACTAAGCACTACGGCCGGGGGCTGCTCAGATTCATCAGCGGTGGTGCAGGTAGTGGTTGTTCTGCCTATTGGCCCCAACACCATCCAAAGCGACCAAACCCTTTGCTCTACCACTTCGGCCCCAGCCCCGTTAATTGGCTCTACCATTACAGGCGGCGGAACGGCAGCTAACCGGACCATTACCTGGGAAAGCAGCCTGACAGGGAACGCCAATGACTTTACGCCTATTACCGGCGCCAATGCCCAGAATTACACGCCGCCTACCCTAATCCAGACCACCTATTTCAGGCGAACTATCCGGTTAGTGGAAGGTGATTGCGCCCCCAGCATCAGTAATGTAGTCGTGATCACGATAGTGCCGCCTATCACAGGCAACTCAATCTCGGCCACTCAAACCAATGTATGCCAGGGAGCCATGGTCATGCTGACCGGCACCACGGCGGCTGGCGGAAACGGGGAGTTGGAGTACCTCTGGGAAAGCAGTACCACCAGTGCCACCACGGGCTTCACGCCTGCCCCTAGCACGGCTACCAACCCTAACAACGGGCAGAACTACACGTCGCCTTTCATTTCACAAGATACCTGGTACCGAAGAACAGTCTTATCAAAAGGTACCGCATGTCCGCCAGACCTGTCTAATGTGATTGCCGTCACCGTGGAGAAAGCGCCTGCTACGCCTACGGCGGAAGCTCCCAATGTGCAAACCTGTCCGGGCGTTCCGGCTACCTTGCGGGTAAGCAACCCCGTGGCGGGCGTCACCTATGAGTGGTTTACCCAGCAGATTGGCGGCACCCCTGTCTTCTCAGGCCCCGAAGTGAAAACCGGTCCGTTGTCTTCAGATGCCACCTTCTATGTGCAGGCCGTGAGTAGTAACCAGTGCAAAAGCATTAACCGGGCCTCTGTGAAGGTGACCGTGGTGCCAATTGTGGCCAATGCAGGACGTGATACCACTATCATTCAGGGGCAAGCCGTACCGCTGCGGGCAACGGGCGGAACTACCTATGTTTGGACCCCAACTACCGGACTTAGTAACCCTAACATTGCTAACCCTATAGCTACGCCAACGGTGACCACCACCTATACCGTTACGGTTTCCTCTACGGCGGGCTGCGAAGCCACCGATGAGATCACTATTACCGTGCTGCCGCGCATTAAAATAGTAAACACATTCAGCCCGAACCGTGACGGCATTAACGAGGTCTGGGAAATTGAGAACATTGAAAACTTCCCAGAGGCCACGGTGGAGATCTTTAACCGCTACGGCGCCCAGGTGTACAAATCAACGGGCAATTACGTGCCCTGGGATGGTACCCACAACGGCAGTCCACTGCCCCTGGCTACTTACTACTACATTATCCGCTTGAACAAAGATGACAAACCTTTCACGGGCAGCGTCACCATTATCAGATAATCCCATGACGAAGAAGATAGGTGCCTTTTTGCTTTCGCTGCTCCTGACTGCTCCCGCCTGGGCACAACAGCGGCCACAGTACAGCCAGTACATGATCAACAGCTATTTGCTGAACCCGGCCATTACCGGCATGGAAGACTACACAGACGTGAAGATTGGAACCCGCCAGCAATGGGTGGGCCTGGAAGGCGCGCCAAAAACCTATTACGTAAGCGCCCACACCCCCTTGAATAAAGCCTTGAAAAGCGTGCGGGTACAGGGAAAGGGATTGAGCAGCACGCGGACCGTCAACCAGAACCGCTTTGTGCAGGCCTACCCGCACCACGGCGTGGGCATTCAGGCCATTAGAGATAAAACCGGTCCCTTGAGCCGTACCAGCGTCAACCTGACGTATGCGTACCACCTGCCCATCACTAGGACCGTAACGGTGGCTATGGGCGCCAGCGCGGGGCTTCTCCGGAACAGCTTTAATGCCAGCGAGGCTACGTTTACCAACCCCAATGACCCGGCCATTACCAGCGATTACATTAACCGCAATTACCTTGATTTTGGGCTAGGCACCTGGATTTACTCTAACCAGTTCTTTGTGGGCCTGGCCGGGGCGCAGCTCATTAAAAGCGACCGTGACTTAAATTCAGGGGAAGAAAAGATTACCAGTGCTGTGCTGCAGAGGCATTACGTGGGAACAGTGGGCTATAAGTTCTCCGTAAGGAATGACCTTACCTTAATCCCCTCAGTGCTGGTGAAAATCACCGACCCCAGCCCCGTTACCCTGGACTTTAACCTGCGGGCCGTCTACGCCGACCGCGTGTGGGTGGGAGGTTCTTACCGCAACAAAGACGCGTTTGCCATTATGACCGGCGTGAACATCAGCCACATCATGGATGCCAGCTACTCCTATGATTACAACACCTCACCCCTAAACATCGCCAATACCGGTTCCCATGAGATTGTGCTAGGGCTAAAACTCTTCAACAAAGGCAAAGTCATCTGTCCCCGCTGGATGCACTAATCTTAAGTTATTTTTATGGAAGCAAAACAAAAGCCTGTCTATCACGGACAGGCTTTTGTTTTGAAGGTGTTTTCCAGAAAACAGCCCCGAAATGCAACACTAATTAATCACTGAAGACTCCCCCCTTGAGGGGGGCGAATGGGGGTGTTTACTCATGAGAGCACTTAAGAGCAAATCACTTAAGGTATTTCTGCGCCAATGAAAAAAAGCTATTGGCACAGACACTCGTAGTAGTTGCGCACACTACGAGGTCTTTGGAGTTTCCAGCACTACCTCTTTTGCTCTCTGGCTCTTCCGGATTTGTAATCCCCGGCGGTGTACCCGGTCTTGGTTCCTGGCTCTCGGCAGGCGGATTGCAAATCCGCTTTTCCATCGTTCGGGATTTCAAATCCCGAACAGCACAGTTATAAATAATATAAAACGGAAGTAAATCCGCGCCATAGAATTGCTTAAAAAACCTTCTGCTTTTATAACTATTCCGCCCGCCGTTCTTGGTTTACTTAAGGGGTAATATCTAAAACAGCTTTCAGCCTTTTTACTTCCTTTTACCAGACTTACCTCCTGCATATGTTTTAAGCCCGTTTTCCTCAAAACAGGCTTAAAACACAAATCCCCGCTTCTTAATAAGAAGCGGGGATTTGAAAAAAGAATTACTGTCTCTTGCCTATTTCTTCAGGGCCGTGATGGTTTTAATGGTGCCATCGGGCTGGTAGGTCAATTCAGCTACTTTAATGTTACGCAGGTGCGTTTGGTTGGAGAGCTGGGTGTCATGGTAGAACAAGTACCACTTGCCTTTGAACTCTACAATAGAGTGGTGGTTAGTCCAGCCTTGCACGGGGTTCAGGAGCACGCCTTTGTAGGTGAAGGGGCCGGTAGGTGAATCACCAATAGCATAGGCAATGTTATGGGTGTCTCCGGTGGAATAAGAGAAGTAATATTTGCCATTGTACTTGTGCATCCAGGCGGCCTCAAAGAACCGTTTGTCATGGTTGGTAGCCTGGAACGGTTTGCCGTTCTCGTCCAGAATCTGCACGTCTTTCACCGGGCCTTCAAAGCCTAGCATATCAGCGCGCATTTTGGCCATTTTAGGAGCCAGGGCGTTGCCGGTGGCAGGTTCAGGGGTAGCGGTGGAGTCGTACTTGCCTTTGGCCCAGCGCTGCAACTGGCCGCCCCAGATTCCGCCAAAATACATGTAAGAGGTTCCGTCTGTGTCAGTGAAAACGGCGGGGTCAATGCTGTAGCTGCCGGCAATGGGCTTGGCTTCGGCTTTGAACGGACCGGTGGGCGAAGTGGAGGTGGCTACCCCAATTCTGAATACGTCCTGCTTGTCTTTCACCGGGAAATACAGGTAATACTTTCCGTTTTTGAAGGCCGCGTCTGGGGCCCAGAGTTGCCGCTTGGCCCACGGAATGTTTTTGATGTCCAGCGCCACGCCATGGTCGGTAACCTTGCCGCCTATGCTGTCCATGGAGAAGATATGGTAATCGCGCATGTCAAAGTGGTCGCCGTTGTCATTCTCCGGAGTGCCGGCCTCAATGTCATGCGAGGGGTAAATGTAGATCTTGTTGTTGAACACGTGGGCCGACGGGTCTGCGGTATAAATGTCGGTGACCAGGGGTTGGGACAGGTAGTTGGCCGTATCTGGCGCTGCAGCGGTGGTATCTGCCGTGGCGGTAGAGTCAGCGGACTCCGCGTCGGCGGTACCCAGGGGTCTCTTTTGTTCACAGGCAGAAGTCAGCACGGCAGCTGAAAGGGCCGCCATAACCAGGTAGCGGAAAGGTTG
This Rufibacter radiotolerans DNA region includes the following protein-coding sequences:
- a CDS encoding DUF4256 domain-containing protein — encoded protein: MLATKNQKTLSLEQQEELLHTLKTRFEKNMDRHLGFHWAVVQAKLEASPEKLWSLYEMERTGGEPDVVGFDDTAGHYLFFDCAAESPKGRRSICYDREGLESRKEHAPENNALDMAAAMGIDLLTEQQYRQLQQLGNFDLKTSSWVQTPHGIRKLGGALFCDRRYDHVFTYHNGAQSYYAARAFRGLLKV
- a CDS encoding MFS transporter; the encoded protein is MKYITKTVWVLSIVSLLTDTASEMLYPIMPIYLKTIGFSVVLIGVLEGFAEATAGLSKGYFGKLSDTMGRRVPFVQLGYGLSALSKPMMALFVFPFWVFLVRTLDRFGKGIRTGARDALLSDAATPSTKAKVFGFHRSMDTLGAVLGPSFALLYLYYYPEDYKTLFYIAFIPGLLAILATFYLKESTAPAAKPKASTPFFSFLHYWKDSPAPYRKVVAGLLAFTLFNSSDVFLLLKAKQAGLDDTMVIAIYIFYNLVYALLSFPLGILADKIGLKPILLLGFATFAAVYAGMAMNANVYLFFGLFFLYGFYAAATEGISKAWISNITLKKDTATAIGTYTGLQSICTMLASSLTGFVWFQFGATAAFITTAVATLVVLFYFFTVPAPQPITEETPT
- a CDS encoding YgaP family membrane protein, with the protein product MGNTDRVIRVVMAIIFAILYFTNIIGGTMGIVLLVLAAVLLLTSLVAFCPLYALLGFSTCPAKRI
- a CDS encoding multicopper oxidase domain-containing protein, whose translation is MKNETIIFTNDASTPYPNGDPVDADDSQAQIMAFAVNLDLNPAYPLTPVPPSFNKPLAKVPTATKTRKLILFEGEDEYGRLLPMLGTMEGGAMEFHDPITENPDLNSTEIWEIYNLTPDAHPIHLHLVSFRILSNQKFSGTVNEETGALSNVQLEGPLMLPEPGQAGRKDTYPVAPGEVTRLVATFDKEGLYAWHCHVLSHEDHDMMRPMYIGPLPASMMTAEAEEDAGQLFKVVPNPFSGSATVQVKLKEASEVSVKLLEPERTGGAPYTRATVRERSAPTLLERTGP
- a CDS encoding multicopper oxidase family protein, with the protein product MPRFVNPLPIPSVINATSASGRQAITMTISQFQQDLGLGLKDAFGNPVLTTVWGYNGQYPGPTILATKGKPLYVKWLNRLVDANGNPLSHLLPVDQSIRWANPATPGVPTVTHLHGGHTESASDGLPEAWYTPYAQSKGPTFRKGEEIPYFYENNQDAATIWYHDHALGITRLNVYAGLAGFYLLTDGFEEGLRRSNRLPASPYDIGLAIQDRLFTAEGQLFYPSEPEEEGVGAPSILPEFFGDIILVNGKAWPVLQVEPRQYRFRLLNGSDSRFYNLKLTKGVKMVQIASDHGLLPQPILQEQLLIAPASGKKSS
- a CDS encoding Ig-like domain-containing protein; translated protein: MHSIKSCLLIFLLLLCTVTLVEAACSVNITPLSPTPVCQGTSVLLTANATSDPAGDTFTYQWVKDGVDIPNATQSTFSATASGNYLVRVSSSSSPPCTVSSVPVTVTVNPIPATPDFITNPTTAQCSGSPIQFTVTNPSLNTSYVWDFGDGSTTVGTSVSHTYTAIGAGSVNFPVTVYGVSQAGCRSANNSRFVTINRKPGFTAPKDSSNFQVCVEEKDTIKVKASLLNNTPVPNDITQYIVDFGDGAGPKVFLPDQFTSTTPIRNSVPYDTTGAFKITIRAIGANGCDSVYTKDFKIDRKPKADFDARSGKKRLIDNQCTPVIIAIQDTSTGGNLTYRYRVTNSQGQPPSGFSYIQGTDSTSREPVLRFDIEGRYTIRLIVSNSCGQDTATQSALIARPEVMLFADSTVCGPATILFDAQKVEYDINLGKVEKSFAWSVSPNTGVTFVNGTTAASKFPEIRFGSPGTFKVTVITENECGNSRDFEMFPAEATITINPLPTAVQFTANSVTICNGDSTTIRPSGPGTSFEFYTQETGGTSLFSGRELKTTGLSTTTVYYVTAKNTQGCESPTRTPFTVNVVPAIGNNTISLTKAQEEICAGKPFPRSITGTTPTGGGGTAFTYTWQSSTTGPSAGFGPASGTSTPPNFTPNALTATTWFRRIVATGSCSPDTSNVVMVNVVQPPASNTISIAGKDKATICQGNNAPQITGSPSGNFTVIWQGSTTSTTAGFSDIAASRGMTDYSPGALTATTWFRRILSTTAGGCSDSSAVVQVVVVLPIGPNTIQSDQTLCSTTSAPAPLIGSTITGGGTAANRTITWESSLTGNANDFTPITGANAQNYTPPTLIQTTYFRRTIRLVEGDCAPSISNVVVITIVPPITGNSISATQTNVCQGAMVMLTGTTAAGGNGELEYLWESSTTSATTGFTPAPSTATNPNNGQNYTSPFISQDTWYRRTVLSKGTACPPDLSNVIAVTVEKAPATPTAEAPNVQTCPGVPATLRVSNPVAGVTYEWFTQQIGGTPVFSGPEVKTGPLSSDATFYVQAVSSNQCKSINRASVKVTVVPIVANAGRDTTIIQGQAVPLRATGGTTYVWTPTTGLSNPNIANPIATPTVTTTYTVTVSSTAGCEATDEITITVLPRIKIVNTFSPNRDGINEVWEIENIENFPEATVEIFNRYGAQVYKSTGNYVPWDGTHNGSPLPLATYYYIIRLNKDDKPFTGSVTIIR